In Nicotiana tabacum cultivar K326 chromosome 21, ASM71507v2, whole genome shotgun sequence, one DNA window encodes the following:
- the LOC142175435 gene encoding uncharacterized protein LOC142175435 gives MNTEQNEPFSALSEVPLQLHMWWNDLEADSKGVIGRILGGFVNLLGVEPRTDILEALIPFWDPTCNVFRFVDFELSPTLEEVAGYAGLNERLRGQYLLSPRPVSPHAFLDLLSISRKVQHDDLSRGCCDLHFLYQRYGTPQGFEEPNLGLTHGGNRNKWEARRILAFITAFLGVMVCPRKDKKIEIGLVGMADVAIKRTNSTVVPLILSEIYRALTICREGGKFFQGCNLLLQLWMQEHLHHRVGYMNHGLTERSCISGFKKRMTGARFPEGVEEWFTRLRSTTSDQIEWAFGWLTDTEVIYMSAEECHVLLMGLRSIQPYAHHRVLRQLGRFQVVPNDENLSKHALELSPGVIFPEGKIRKLWHECRFLEPKTMVRELAKGEVDPKYGAWFERRFQTRRRPAKRAHVQHFTNDSQEQWGWLKREKGYRVEIGKLKQQVERLVFENNVQVASEQAERNKLAQENQTLKARLRQASKSNVDRQKRRSDERLIASLRNQVIQGQEELEQSRACITRMKVRGAKYAMARKQHLQQVIRDYEISVRILRETSSTLHDRIVKQARDAQADRRQCYDAMDCMERQMELFQDQLADNAQALRLKNQQIRQLLSERDDIRARIDEIGHYIYMKCLACEQTPRKTLLVSIMGCVRRIMNELKNLQRDLTPRAAERPNDVSRALKWEN, from the coding sequence atgaacacagagcaaaatgaaccattctcagcccttagcgaggtccctctacaactccacatgtggtggaatgacttggaagccgatagcaaaggggtaataggaagaatattgggaggttttgtaaatttgttgggtgttgagccgaggacagatattcttgaagctctaataccattttgggaccccacctgcaatgtattccgttttgttgactttgaactctcaccgacacttgaggaagttgccggatatgcgggactgaatgagaggttaagagggcaatatttgctttcgccaaggccagtgtccccacatgcgtttctggatctactaagcattagtcggaaggtacaacatgacgatttatcgagagggtgttgtgatctccatttcttgtatcagcggtacgggaccccgcagggtttcgaggaaccgaaccttgggctaactcacggcgggaacagaaacaaatgggaagcaagacgtattttggcttttatcacagcattcttgggagtcatggtctgcccaaggaaggacaaaaagatagagataggtctggtagggatggccgacgtggcaatcaaaagaaccaatagtactgtggttcctttgattttgtccgaaatctaccgggctctgactatatgccgagaaggaggcaagttcttccaaggttgcaacctgttacttcagctatggatgcaggaacacctccatcaccgagtaggatacatgaaccacgggttgaccgagaggagctgtatcagcggattcaagaagcgcatgacaggcgccagatttcctgaaggtgtcgaagaatGGTTTACACGGCTAAGGTCAACAAcatctgaccaaattgaatgggcatttggttggttgactgatactgaggttatctacatgtcggctgaagaatgtcatgttctcttaatggggcttcgcagcatccagccatatgcccatcatcgggtattacgacaactgggcaggtttcaagtagtccctaatgatgaaaatctgagcaagcatgccttggaattgagcccgggagtcatattccccgaggggaagattagaaaactgtggcatgaatgtagattcttggagcccaaaaccatggtacgagagctagctaaaggtgaggtagacccaaagtacggtgcttggttcgaaagaaggtttcagactcggcgaagacctgctaaaagggcccacgtccaacacttcaccaatgattcacaagagcaatggggatggttaaaaagggagaaaggttaccgggtcgaaatcgggaagctaaagcaacaagttgaaaggcttgtatttgagaacaatgtacaagtcgcctcggagcaggctgaaagaaacaagttagcccaagaaaaccaaaccttgaaggcccgccttcgccaagccagtaagagtaacgttgaccgacagaagcgtcgctctgatgaaagattgatagcaagtttgagaaatcaggtcatccaaggccaagaagaattagaacaatcaagagcttgcataacaaggatgaaggtcagaggggcaaagtacgcaatggcccggaagcagcatttgcaacaggtcataagggattatgaaataagcgtcagaatattaagggagacgagctccactctacatgatcggatcgtcaaacaagcacgagacgcccaggccgacagaagacagtgctacgatgcaatggactgcatggaaagacaaatggagttgtttcAGGATCAACTTGCTGACAATGCTCAGGCACTGAGGTTAAAAAACCAACAAATCAGGCAGTTGCTCAGTGAAAGAGATGACAtccgagcaaggattgatgaaatagggcattacatctacatgaaatgcttggcatgtgagcaaacacctcggaagaccctccttgtttccatcatgggctgcgtccgccggattatgaacgagttgaagaacctgcaaagagaccttacacctagagccgcggaaaggccgaatgatgtcTCGCGGGCCCTTAAATGggagaattag